In Oncorhynchus masou masou isolate Uvic2021 unplaced genomic scaffold, UVic_Omas_1.1 unplaced_scaffold_929, whole genome shotgun sequence, the following proteins share a genomic window:
- the LOC135538187 gene encoding large ribosomal subunit protein uL13m-like isoform X1: MSSFTKSAQQWATFARSWYLIDARMQPPGKIATMCAIRLQGKHKPIYHALSDVGDHVVVMNSRHIAFSGNKWEQKMYSSHTQYPGGFKQVTATQLHSKDPKAIVKLAVYGMLPRNLSRRTMMQRLHLFPEDDLPEDILLNLTEELPQPREIPRRLNEYSQEEREAFPTLWTPPEDYRMK; encoded by the exons ATGTCCAGTTTTACTAAATCTGCCCAG CAATGGGCTACCTTTGCCAGGTCGTGGTACCTGATAGACGCTCGGATGCAGCCTCCAGGGAAGATTGCCACTATGTGTGCAATCAGGCTACAGGGGAAACACAAACCTATCTACCATGCACTGA GTGATGTTGGAGACCATGTAGTAGTCATGAACAGCAGACACATAGCCTTCTCTGGGAACAAATGGGAGCAGAAGATGTACTCCTCTCACACCCA GTACCCGGGTGGATTTAAACAAGTCACAGCCACCCAGCTCCATTCGAAAGACCCCAAAGCG aTAGTGAAGCTGGCAGTGTACGGGATGCTGCCGAGGAACCTCTCCAGAAGGACCATGATGCAACGGCTACACCTCTTCCCTGAAGAT GATCTTCCTGAAGACATCCTTCTGAACCTGACGGAGGAGCTGCCTCAGCCCAGAGAGATCCCTCGCAGGCTGAATGAGTACAGCCAGGAGGAGCGAGAAGCCTTCCCCACTCTGTGGACCCC
- the LOC135538187 gene encoding large ribosomal subunit protein uL13m-like isoform X2, whose protein sequence is MSSFTKSAQQWATFARSWYLIDARMQPPGKIATMCAIRLQGKHKPIYHALSDVGDHVVVMNSRHIAFSGNKWEQKMYSSHTQYPGGFKQVTATQLHSKDPKAIVKLAVYGMLPRNLSRRTMMQRLHLFPEDDLPEDILLNLTEELPQPREIPRRLNEYSQEEREAFPTLWTP, encoded by the exons ATGTCCAGTTTTACTAAATCTGCCCAG CAATGGGCTACCTTTGCCAGGTCGTGGTACCTGATAGACGCTCGGATGCAGCCTCCAGGGAAGATTGCCACTATGTGTGCAATCAGGCTACAGGGGAAACACAAACCTATCTACCATGCACTGA GTGATGTTGGAGACCATGTAGTAGTCATGAACAGCAGACACATAGCCTTCTCTGGGAACAAATGGGAGCAGAAGATGTACTCCTCTCACACCCA GTACCCGGGTGGATTTAAACAAGTCACAGCCACCCAGCTCCATTCGAAAGACCCCAAAGCG aTAGTGAAGCTGGCAGTGTACGGGATGCTGCCGAGGAACCTCTCCAGAAGGACCATGATGCAACGGCTACACCTCTTCCCTGAAGAT GATCTTCCTGAAGACATCCTTCTGAACCTGACGGAGGAGCTGCCTCAGCCCAGAGAGATCCCTCGCAGGCTGAATGAGTACAGCCAGGAGGAGCGAGAAGCCTTCCCCACTCTGTGGACCCCGTGA